In Cryptomeria japonica chromosome 5, Sugi_1.0, whole genome shotgun sequence, the genomic window TTCCTTCCATCCCTCCTCTCTGGGTTTCCTAAAAAATGGGTTATGGGTCATTCATTTAAGGCTTACTAATCTAGAAGCTAGGGTGAATCTTTGTGGAAAACTATCTAGATGAGGATCTAGATGAAGCTATAGGAATATGTACAAGATTTATGAGACATACTCATGATCTAAGGATGTATGATTACTATCTATATTCTTATATATTCTAGTGCCATAAATTGTATACCTTAACAAATTCACACTAGGTTTAGGTTCACTTTGTTGGATGTGCCTAAATTATGCCTAATTATGCTCACTTTCAAgacaattttcattaaaaaaaggtGCATTTTCATATTCATGACCTTTTTTATGGCTCATTTTTTCAAGACTATGGTGTTCGGTGCCCCTATCTAGACATCTAGACAATTAGAGCTCAACTTTTGAAGAACAAAACTTATTATTACAAATAGAGTGAATTTACCCTTTGTTATTAAGATTCCACAAACATCAAAAATATGTAAGTTGCATATAATTACAACTCTCTCTCTCATTTCAAATCCTAGCAAAGTTGAAATATGATTCGTATCATTCATTCAAGAAATTCAATTATAGATATGCATTCAAGTAGCAAAGCATTCAAGCATACAACTTTCTTACATTAATAACGATCAAGTACACTGTATTTCTACATAATGAAAGCATACGCTAATATATTACAAGACTTCATCCTATCAACTTCAATACTTGTATGAGATTCCCTATCAACGGATTCATAATTTAAGTAGGATTTCtcatttcaacattttctttactATTTAGCTTTTGTCCTCTCAAACATACACACTTTTTTCATCATAATTATTGTTGAGGTGGGAGCACAAGCATATGATTTGACTTCTAGGCAAGACTCTATATGTAATACAACCCTTCTTCCCCATTTTTTAGGTTCAGAACCAATAATGAAAGTGGTATGGGATTGCAACTAGACTACTATAGGTTTTGATAAATATCAAATAGACAAGAAAATTTTGACTATTTCATTGGATGCCAATGTTCTATTGTACTAGGTTCATCCTCGTCAATTTTGGAAATATTTAGACTAGCGCACCCAACACCCATGTCTAGCACTTTTTGCTCTAATTTTTAGAGTCATgctcctctttctatctctattgtTGGTGTAGTTTATTATGTCTATCATTCTTTCTATAATCTATTGTTTATGCTGAAATAaatcatttttgctatcattaacCCTAGATCTCACACACATGCTTCAGAATCTCAATTCTATCGTAGCAAAGGAATAGAATCCCAAACTTTTTTCTCTCATATGAATGTTGTAGCTAAACCTATTCATGTTCCAATTATATGCAAGGAAATTTGAGATCTTAGTTTTCATTCATAGGCCTAGTATCTCATTTTATTACATATCACATGTCATACAAACCAAGATTCATTAGGAAGTCAAGAACCATTTCCTTGTATAACTTTTTATCTTGTGATAGCTATGGAGTGTAACTATTTGCTAGTAGTTTTTTGATGTGCTAGTGGATGGTTGGTATAGTGTAGGCCAACTAAATTCCACATTGACCACATTGTTTCAAGTCTATAGAATGATGGCATAAAAATGTAACGAGTTATGATGTGAGTAGAACTTTGTGGCTTGGCTTCAAGGTGCATTGGACCCTTTTAAAGTCATGGTAGAAATTACGTGAGGTCTGGATAAGGTATGTTTCCTATACAAAGTGTTATGTGTGAAAACTAAAGTATGTGTGACATATTTAAAGATGGATGACAGATATTTGTGTTACTACATGTAGCTACAAACCATCAAAACTATTTTATCATATATACTTAGCCAATAATATTATGTGATATCTATGATCTGTGCGAGAAGTTGTAAGAATGACCAATATCATATAGATGTGTAAAATTCGCCTATCAAACaattaatttgttataataaaaaataaagacaatctaaaattatttattaatttaaatgtgaatttggaaaaaaaaaatttaaacaacccacttTTAACACAGGACAacaaaaatggaacaatttttaCATTAAAATATGAATTCAAAGATTGaacataaatttaataaaatatcatCCATTCTCAAGGAAAGAATGGGGATTATTATATGGCTATGATAATGTGCTAAGGGCATTTGTGTCCACCCTTGGAGTTCTTCAAATTGGCATAGCAAGGGCAAACATCTCCGTAGCCATATGTACCAGGTGGAACGCAGTTACATTTCTCACAGCATATTCTGCAGTACTTGAGACACCTATTATGCAATGATGCCTTGGAGCATCTCCTATTGCATTCCTTATCACAGTCTGCACTTGAAGACATCATAACATAAAAAATCTTACAATTACTATATAATATACAACACGGGTATCTTCCTATTTGAAATAACTATTTACCTCTTCTATCCGTACTTACACACgttcttttattttaaaattttgagaagatcAAACCAGAGGATGTTTAAGCAGAGGCCTTTCATATACACATACCGATATGAGCCTTCACTCCTCCATAACTGTTATCACCCACATCAGTCTGCAGCTgcaaaatttattcaaaacaaatAACTTATGCCAGTTTTCTCCATAAAATCAAATTAAAGAAGCAGAAGTTAGATAGCTAATTTATCATTACCTCTACAAACTTCACATTATCCTCAACTG contains:
- the LOC131055928 gene encoding cypmaclein-like isoform X1, with amino-acid sequence MPMARFHTRSPIIVFLTVLFIVQVWKVSTHAVEDNVKFVELQTDVGDNSYGGVKAHIDCDKECNRRCSKASLHNRCLKYCRICCEKCNCVPPGTYGYGDVCPCYANLKNSKGGHKCP
- the LOC131055928 gene encoding uncharacterized protein LOC131055928 isoform X2, which encodes MPMARFHTRSPIIVFLTVLFIVQVWKVSTHAVEDNVKFVELQTDVGDNSYGGVKAHIVQTVIRNAIGDAPRHHCIIGVSSTAEYAVRNVTAFHLVHMATEMFALAMPI